Proteins encoded in a region of the Paenibacillus pedocola genome:
- a CDS encoding peptidoglycan DD-metalloendopeptidase family protein, whose translation MKGFKFMRRMGKLRSSEQTPAEFSAEIQQGIHAPSEANVFHQEPKPRRMRRSWIAASAGLVLLSAFLVGAEKKYVAANTVTYYKVLVKGEEIGKIGEESELDRLFEEKRQEYQTKYPDSVMVLQTSGITTEQEQAYKPEIDSEGTLDKLDGMLKAYAVGVQLTVDGKSVGIVKDQETANAVLQGVKEHYVPAVAAAAGAQLKKMSAASSKTLATSAGGDKIESASIEEEVSIVPVKADPNKVMNVEEAVKALTEGKDEPVVYTVQEGDTISGIAKRFSITQDEIFHNNPAVKELTLQIGDELQLTVPQPELTVVTVEQVSEQVVTEPEVIVRTSDQLPAGKSKVVRPGQTGLKEMQYRLTKENGLVVKEEWLGQTVVKESLPEVVYRGTKVVGEGTGMFAWPVSGAALSSSFGERWGRVHKGVDLVSGNRTIKAADAGTVTFAGVQSGYGNVVIVDHKNGYVTYYGHLSSISVSVGQRLEQGGKIGIMGNTGRSTGTHLHFEIRKNGTAVNPLKYLK comes from the coding sequence ATGAAGGGATTTAAATTCATGCGCCGGATGGGGAAGCTGCGGAGCAGTGAACAGACACCCGCGGAATTCAGCGCAGAGATTCAACAGGGCATTCATGCTCCCAGCGAAGCCAATGTCTTTCATCAGGAACCTAAACCGCGGAGAATGCGGCGCTCCTGGATTGCGGCTTCTGCCGGTCTGGTGCTGTTGTCTGCCTTTTTAGTCGGGGCAGAGAAGAAATATGTGGCCGCAAACACGGTAACCTATTACAAGGTACTGGTGAAGGGCGAAGAAATCGGCAAGATCGGTGAGGAGTCTGAACTTGACCGGCTGTTCGAAGAGAAGCGGCAGGAATATCAGACGAAGTATCCGGATTCAGTTATGGTACTGCAGACAAGCGGTATTACTACCGAGCAGGAGCAGGCGTATAAACCGGAAATTGATAGTGAAGGTACCTTGGACAAGCTGGATGGCATGCTCAAGGCATACGCGGTTGGCGTACAATTGACTGTCGATGGCAAATCTGTCGGGATCGTCAAGGATCAGGAGACAGCCAATGCAGTGCTGCAGGGTGTCAAGGAGCATTATGTTCCGGCCGTAGCGGCAGCGGCTGGTGCCCAGCTGAAAAAGATGTCGGCTGCCAGCAGCAAGACTCTAGCTACATCGGCCGGTGGGGATAAGATCGAATCAGCCTCTATTGAGGAAGAAGTGAGCATTGTTCCGGTAAAGGCTGACCCCAACAAAGTCATGAACGTGGAGGAAGCGGTCAAGGCACTGACCGAAGGCAAAGATGAACCGGTTGTCTATACCGTACAGGAAGGCGATACGATCTCCGGAATTGCTAAACGGTTCAGTATTACGCAGGATGAGATTTTTCATAACAATCCTGCGGTGAAGGAGCTCACCCTGCAGATCGGGGATGAGCTGCAACTAACGGTTCCGCAGCCTGAGCTTACGGTAGTTACGGTAGAACAGGTGTCCGAACAGGTGGTCACAGAACCTGAGGTTATTGTCCGTACCAGCGATCAGCTGCCAGCAGGCAAGAGCAAGGTAGTGCGCCCGGGCCAGACCGGGCTGAAGGAAATGCAGTACCGGCTGACGAAGGAAAACGGCCTGGTCGTCAAGGAAGAGTGGCTTGGTCAGACCGTAGTGAAGGAATCACTGCCTGAAGTAGTCTACCGGGGAACGAAGGTTGTCGGTGAAGGAACAGGCATGTTCGCCTGGCCGGTCAGCGGCGCAGCATTATCCAGCAGCTTCGGCGAACGGTGGGGACGTGTTCATAAAGGCGTCGACCTTGTATCGGGCAACCGCACGATTAAAGCGGCCGACGCAGGAACCGTTACTTTCGCCGGAGTGCAGAGCGGGTATGGCAATGTTGTTATCGTCGATCACAAAAATGGGTATGTGACGTATTACGGCCACTTGAGCAGTATTTCTGTATCGGTTGGACAACGGCTTGAGCAAGGCGGCAAGATTGGCATTATGGGCAACACGGGGCGTTCGACCGGTACTCATCTTCATTTTGAAATCCGTAAGAACGGTACGGCGGTCAATCCGCTGAAATACTTGAAATAA
- the walK gene encoding cell wall metabolism sensor histidine kinase WalK codes for MKKGLSFFRTIQARLTIIYVLLILVAMQLIGVYFVSSMKNSLTENFTKDLKARAEMLSILTADKLGSEAGTADEETAVESLRGMVNNLYINGAEIQVLDASGKIITTSVPSQNDYVGQRNTQTVVSRALQGISDNEEYIIADDNVRKKVVAKPVLSGDKVVGAIYIAADMKDLYATMSRINSVFLSGLLLALALTAVLCVILAHTITHPIKEMTRHATALAEGRFNRKMPEFGNDEIGQLSQAFNYMTGRLREALSQNEEEKEKLASILTNMSDGVVATDESGVVILMNTRAAHMLGSEGPLPEGAPLDELLGLNHEQSGSLAEGNAQSAMIHLSPMGGGDPNIVRVTFTPIHRREGGGIAGTIAVLQDVTEQENLEESRREFVANVSHELRTPLTTIKSYVEALDDGALDDPQLAVRFVGVIRNETERMIRLVTDLLHLSRLDSKESSLRIQQTDISEMLEDVADRFSFQIRQKRIHISTVVHKDVASAWLDRDQIDQVLGNLVSNALKYTPEGGTISLQAVKSEDGMLAISVRDSGIGIPKKDIERIFERFYRVDKARSRNMGGTGLGLSIAREIVKAHGGSISLQSELNEGSLVTFTLPLHQQRGSEG; via the coding sequence ATGAAAAAAGGGCTGTCCTTTTTCCGGACGATTCAGGCCAGGCTGACCATTATTTATGTCCTGCTGATTCTAGTGGCGATGCAGCTGATCGGGGTTTATTTTGTCAGTTCGATGAAGAATTCACTGACTGAGAATTTCACCAAGGATCTGAAGGCCCGGGCGGAGATGCTCTCCATCCTGACTGCAGACAAGCTCGGCAGCGAAGCCGGAACCGCAGATGAAGAAACGGCAGTAGAGAGCCTGCGCGGCATGGTCAACAATCTGTATATCAACGGTGCAGAGATCCAGGTACTTGATGCAAGCGGCAAGATCATTACCACTTCTGTCCCCTCCCAGAATGATTATGTCGGACAGCGCAATACCCAGACTGTGGTCAGCCGGGCGCTGCAGGGCATCAGTGACAATGAAGAATATATTATTGCCGATGATAATGTGCGGAAGAAGGTCGTAGCCAAGCCGGTCCTTTCCGGCGATAAAGTGGTAGGGGCTATCTATATTGCCGCTGATATGAAGGATTTATACGCTACCATGAGCCGGATTAACAGCGTGTTCCTCTCAGGACTGCTCCTGGCACTGGCGCTTACTGCCGTATTGTGCGTGATTCTCGCCCATACGATTACTCATCCGATTAAAGAGATGACCCGGCATGCCACCGCGCTTGCCGAAGGCCGGTTTAACCGAAAAATGCCGGAGTTCGGCAATGATGAAATCGGGCAGCTTAGCCAGGCGTTTAATTATATGACAGGCAGGCTTCGTGAAGCTCTGTCTCAGAACGAAGAGGAGAAGGAGAAGCTTGCTTCGATCCTGACGAATATGAGTGATGGAGTTGTAGCGACCGACGAGAGCGGGGTGGTCATTCTGATGAATACCCGCGCCGCGCACATGCTGGGCTCGGAAGGCCCTCTGCCGGAAGGTGCGCCGCTCGATGAGCTTCTCGGCCTGAATCATGAGCAGTCGGGATCGCTGGCGGAGGGTAATGCCCAATCGGCAATGATTCACCTCTCTCCGATGGGCGGAGGGGATCCCAATATCGTGAGGGTTACCTTTACTCCGATCCACCGCCGTGAAGGCGGCGGAATCGCCGGTACGATTGCCGTGCTGCAGGATGTCACCGAGCAGGAGAATCTCGAGGAATCGCGGCGCGAATTCGTGGCCAACGTCTCGCATGAGCTGCGGACCCCGCTGACGACAATCAAGAGCTATGTCGAAGCCCTTGATGACGGAGCACTCGATGATCCGCAGCTTGCTGTACGCTTCGTCGGGGTTATCCGTAATGAGACCGAGCGGATGATCCGCCTCGTAACCGACCTGCTGCATCTCTCGCGGCTGGATTCCAAGGAATCCAGCCTGCGTATTCAGCAGACGGATATCTCCGAGATGCTGGAGGATGTCGCTGACCGGTTCTCTTTCCAGATCCGCCAGAAGCGGATTCATATCAGCACGGTTGTCCATAAGGATGTCGCTTCCGCCTGGCTGGACCGTGATCAGATTGATCAGGTGCTTGGCAATCTGGTCTCCAATGCGCTGAAATACACGCCGGAGGGCGGGACGATCAGCCTGCAGGCAGTGAAGAGCGAGGACGGCATGCTGGCTATTTCCGTACGGGACTCCGGAATCGGGATTCCTAAGAAGGATATTGAACGGATCTTTGAACGCTTTTACCGGGTGGATAAGGCCCGTTCGCGGAATATGGGCGGCACCGGACTTGGATTGTCCATTGCCCGGGAAATTGTCAAAGCGCATGGCGGTTCGATTTCACTGCAATCAGAGCTTAACGAAGGCTCACTCGTCACATTTACGCTGCCTCTGCATCAGCAAAGGGGGAGTGAGGGATGA
- a CDS encoding MBL fold metallo-hydrolase: MGISFTVLSSGSTGNVTVVRNGETTLMIDAGLSAKRIDELLAMRELTGKDIDGILVTHEHSDHIKGLGAMARKYDLPIYANTNTWGAIERGIGTIPEHNRIIMETGGYRDFGSLRVESFAISHDAAEPVGYNFYDGKEKLCVATDLGYVSDKVRVALEGADVLVLEANHDIEMLRMGRYPWNTKRRILGDMGHLSNEAAGAALSEILTGRTKRTYLAHLSRDHNMMDLAKMSVRGAMEDRGCFYKDSEFKLCDTYYDQPTPWDKVSQS; encoded by the coding sequence ATGGGGATTTCATTTACAGTGCTGTCCAGCGGTTCTACCGGTAATGTGACAGTGGTGCGAAACGGGGAAACAACGCTGATGATTGACGCCGGTCTGAGTGCCAAGCGGATCGATGAACTGCTGGCTATGCGCGAGCTGACAGGTAAGGATATAGACGGCATTCTGGTTACACATGAGCATTCCGACCACATTAAGGGGCTCGGGGCCATGGCGCGTAAATATGATCTTCCGATCTACGCCAACACCAATACGTGGGGAGCGATAGAGAGAGGGATTGGCACGATTCCCGAGCATAACCGGATCATTATGGAGACCGGCGGGTACCGGGACTTCGGCAGTCTGAGAGTGGAATCCTTTGCGATTTCCCATGATGCGGCTGAACCGGTAGGCTATAACTTTTATGACGGTAAGGAAAAGCTGTGCGTAGCGACGGATCTTGGCTATGTGAGTGATAAAGTAAGGGTGGCGCTTGAAGGCGCGGATGTTCTTGTGCTGGAGGCCAATCATGATATTGAGATGCTGAGAATGGGGCGTTACCCGTGGAACACGAAGCGGCGGATTCTTGGCGATATGGGCCATCTCTCGAATGAGGCAGCCGGAGCAGCACTTAGCGAGATTCTTACCGGACGGACCAAACGGACCTATCTGGCACACTTAAGCCGGGATCATAATATGATGGACCTGGCCAAAATGTCGGTGCGCGGAGCGATGGAGGATCGGGGATGCTTCTACAAAGATAGTGAGTTCAAATTGTGCGATACTTATTATGACCAGCCTACGCCATGGGATAAGGTGAGCCAGTCATAA
- the yycI gene encoding two-component system regulatory protein YycI produces the protein MDWGKAKNVLIYAFLVLNLLLCYQLWMDLRDQASANLDFTSLSAETQAVMEQKGIRVLCPIPAATPQLPDITYIYSGEEQNDPPAPLKEPIDSGLMYSSFTELSNELQGQITDIANYRFDAQESEVGKFVLHPLVDNKYSLFQVRLELINNNQKIVAYRWPKIEIGASSSEDKDVQKVLPASQALSSLIEKYFPADSVVKEIELGYYGELFNSESQVASPMWRFMLENGNAYYVDAISADIISPKTTE, from the coding sequence ATGGACTGGGGAAAAGCCAAAAATGTGCTGATATACGCTTTTCTGGTACTGAATCTGCTGCTGTGTTATCAGCTGTGGATGGATTTGCGGGATCAGGCCAGTGCCAACCTGGACTTTACTTCCCTCTCGGCAGAAACGCAGGCGGTTATGGAGCAGAAGGGAATTCGTGTACTGTGCCCGATTCCAGCGGCTACCCCTCAGCTGCCGGATATTACCTACATTTACTCCGGAGAAGAGCAGAATGATCCGCCGGCTCCGCTGAAGGAGCCGATTGACAGCGGGCTGATGTATTCCTCGTTCACTGAACTCAGCAATGAGCTTCAGGGACAGATTACGGACATCGCCAATTACCGTTTTGATGCCCAGGAGAGTGAGGTCGGCAAGTTCGTGCTTCATCCGCTGGTGGATAACAAATACTCCTTGTTTCAAGTAAGGCTGGAGCTGATTAACAACAATCAGAAGATCGTAGCCTATCGCTGGCCGAAGATTGAGATTGGAGCCAGCAGCAGCGAAGACAAGGATGTGCAGAAGGTGCTTCCGGCATCCCAGGCACTCAGCAGTCTGATTGAAAAGTATTTTCCGGCAGACTCGGTAGTGAAGGAGATTGAACTCGGCTATTACGGGGAATTGTTCAACTCCGAGAGTCAGGTAGCTTCGCCGATGTGGCGGTTTATGCTGGAGAACGGCAACGCTTATTACGTGGATGCCATAAGTGCGGACATTATCAGTCCGAAGACAACAGAGTAG
- a CDS encoding S1C family serine protease: protein MGLFDDDFYSTKVSRRKSREQENSKVFTSRKWTVHKTRRSLATWQVSVISSVVSAVVAVLLFSLVTGQLTEESGAQTLDVGQKVTASSGDPYDRIIQAAALVRPAVVSIINHKEDNKELNILDESALGSGVIYKKDDDKAFIITNNHVIEGTGKLEVVTVDGVTHKATLVGADKVTDIAVLSMDAKGITTVAQIGDSSKLRLGETVIAIGNPLGLGDTLTSGIVSYTERTIPVSLNQDGVYDWEQEVIQTDAAINEGNSGGALVDLDGKVIGINTMKISDTGVEGLGFAIPANHVMETADELAANGKISRSYLGVYSVDLNNPYVPLAEDQVKELNLPTSVKDGVVVLDAVGPAQAAGLQFNDVITKFNDQPITSTLSLRKYLYEQTKIGDELKITYYRNGEVNQVTVKLLEKPEE, encoded by the coding sequence GTGGGATTGTTCGATGATGATTTCTATTCAACCAAAGTGTCACGCCGCAAAAGTAGAGAGCAGGAGAATTCCAAGGTGTTCACCAGCCGGAAATGGACGGTGCACAAAACCCGGCGAAGCCTGGCAACTTGGCAGGTATCCGTTATCAGCTCTGTCGTCAGTGCGGTTGTTGCGGTTCTATTATTCAGTCTTGTTACAGGTCAGCTGACAGAAGAGAGCGGAGCTCAGACACTGGATGTGGGCCAGAAGGTAACCGCAAGCAGCGGAGATCCGTATGACCGGATTATTCAGGCTGCGGCACTGGTACGCCCTGCGGTTGTAAGCATCATTAACCATAAGGAAGATAATAAGGAACTCAATATTCTCGATGAGTCTGCACTCGGTTCGGGAGTTATCTATAAGAAAGACGATGATAAGGCCTTTATCATTACCAATAATCATGTTATTGAAGGTACGGGCAAGCTGGAAGTGGTGACGGTGGACGGTGTGACTCACAAAGCTACTCTGGTCGGAGCAGACAAGGTGACGGATATTGCTGTGCTGTCCATGGATGCCAAGGGTATTACGACCGTAGCCCAGATCGGTGATTCCTCCAAGCTGCGGCTCGGCGAGACGGTTATTGCGATTGGCAATCCGCTTGGTCTTGGCGACACCCTGACTTCGGGCATTGTGAGCTACACGGAGCGGACGATTCCGGTATCGCTGAATCAGGACGGCGTCTATGATTGGGAACAGGAAGTAATCCAGACGGATGCAGCGATTAACGAAGGCAACAGCGGCGGCGCTCTTGTTGATCTGGACGGCAAGGTGATCGGGATCAATACGATGAAAATCTCTGATACCGGCGTGGAAGGACTCGGATTTGCCATTCCGGCTAACCATGTGATGGAGACGGCTGATGAGCTGGCGGCTAACGGCAAAATATCCCGTTCTTACTTGGGCGTCTATTCGGTAGATCTCAATAATCCCTATGTACCGCTTGCAGAGGATCAGGTTAAGGAACTGAATCTTCCGACATCTGTAAAAGACGGCGTAGTCGTACTCGATGCTGTGGGACCGGCACAGGCTGCAGGCCTTCAGTTCAACGATGTGATTACGAAGTTTAATGATCAGCCGATTACATCGACTCTTTCGCTGCGTAAATATCTTTATGAGCAGACCAAGATCGGTGACGAGCTGAAAATCACCTATTACCGGAATGGTGAAGTGAATCAGGTTACGGTGAAACTTCTGGAGAAACCGGAGGAATAA
- a CDS encoding adenylosuccinate synthase, with product MSTVVVVGTQWGDEGKGKITDFLAESADVVARYQGGNNAGHTILIDGKKFKLSLIPSGVFYKEKTCVIGNGMVINPEALIQEINYIHENGFDTKNLVISDRAHVIMPYHMLLDALEEDRKGPNKIGTTRKGIGPAYMDKAARNGIRIADLMDAEEFELRLRHLMEEKNQVITQVYGAEPLDVEEILVKYLEYAEVLRGYVTDTSVVLNDAIDADSRVLFEGAQGVMLDIDQGTYPFVTSSNPSAGGVCIGSGVGPSKIKQVIGVAKAYTTRVGDGPFPTELNDATGDYIRETGHEYGTVTGRARRVGWFDSVVVRHARRVSGITGLSLNSLDVLSGLDTVKICTGYKYRGEVITHYPASLKMLAECEAVYEELPGWNEDITAAKTLDDLPANTRRYVERVAELTGIPIAIFSVGRNREQTNQVLPIYI from the coding sequence ATGTCAACGGTAGTCGTCGTGGGAACACAATGGGGAGACGAAGGCAAAGGGAAGATCACGGATTTTCTGGCGGAGAGCGCAGATGTGGTCGCCCGGTATCAGGGGGGTAACAATGCCGGTCACACGATTCTGATTGACGGGAAGAAATTCAAGCTGAGCTTGATTCCATCTGGTGTATTTTATAAAGAGAAAACTTGCGTAATCGGTAACGGAATGGTGATCAATCCCGAAGCCCTGATCCAAGAAATTAATTATATTCATGAGAACGGCTTCGACACTAAAAATCTGGTGATCAGTGATCGTGCCCATGTCATTATGCCTTATCATATGCTGCTGGATGCGCTTGAAGAAGACCGTAAAGGCCCGAACAAAATTGGCACGACCCGTAAGGGAATCGGCCCTGCTTATATGGACAAAGCTGCCCGCAACGGTATCCGGATCGCCGATCTGATGGACGCTGAGGAATTCGAGCTTAGACTTCGTCACTTAATGGAAGAGAAGAACCAGGTTATCACACAGGTATACGGTGCAGAGCCGCTTGATGTGGAAGAGATCCTGGTGAAATATCTGGAATATGCAGAAGTGCTCCGCGGTTATGTAACCGATACGTCGGTTGTACTCAATGATGCAATTGACGCGGATTCCAGAGTGTTGTTCGAAGGTGCACAAGGTGTAATGCTGGATATCGACCAAGGAACATATCCGTTTGTAACTTCCTCGAATCCATCAGCCGGCGGTGTATGCATCGGTTCCGGTGTGGGTCCATCGAAGATCAAACAGGTTATCGGCGTTGCCAAAGCTTACACAACCCGTGTCGGCGATGGCCCGTTCCCTACAGAGCTGAACGATGCAACCGGCGATTACATCCGTGAGACCGGCCATGAATACGGTACTGTAACCGGACGCGCCCGCCGTGTTGGCTGGTTTGACAGTGTAGTTGTGCGTCATGCCCGCCGTGTCAGCGGAATTACCGGCCTGTCACTCAACTCACTGGATGTGCTCAGCGGCCTGGATACGGTCAAAATCTGCACAGGCTACAAATACCGCGGTGAGGTAATTACCCACTATCCGGCCAGTCTCAAAATGCTGGCTGAATGTGAAGCGGTCTATGAAGAGCTTCCAGGCTGGAATGAGGATATCACCGCTGCCAAGACTTTGGACGATCTGCCGGCCAATACACGCCGTTATGTAGAACGTGTAGCAGAGCTTACAGGCATTCCGATTGCGATCTTCTCTGTTGGACGTAACCGTGAGCAGACGAATCAGGTATTGCCTATCTATATCTAA
- the yycF gene encoding response regulator YycF translates to MQMGTILVVDDEQPIADILKFNLEKEGYEVICAFDGNSAVELALSIRPDLMLLDLMLPGKDGMDVCREVRSAHLDIPIIMLTAKDGEIDKVLGLELGADDYVTKPFSTRELLARVKAQMRRQHKPTPPGSLSEMAESKQGVHHFGLFVDTDMYMVYKDGEALDLTHREYELLYYMIRHAGKVMTREHLLQAVWGFEYFGDVRTVDVTIRRLREKIEENPSKPEYIFTRRGLGYLMHSPKSGGL, encoded by the coding sequence ATGCAGATGGGAACGATTCTGGTAGTAGACGATGAACAGCCTATTGCTGATATTTTAAAATTCAATTTAGAAAAAGAAGGCTATGAGGTAATCTGCGCCTTTGACGGCAACAGTGCGGTGGAGCTTGCGCTATCTATTCGCCCCGATCTGATGCTGCTTGACCTCATGCTTCCCGGCAAGGACGGAATGGATGTCTGCCGCGAGGTGCGCTCAGCCCATCTGGATATCCCCATCATTATGCTCACAGCAAAAGACGGGGAGATTGACAAGGTCCTTGGCCTTGAGCTTGGCGCTGATGATTATGTGACCAAGCCCTTCAGTACACGTGAGCTGCTGGCCAGAGTCAAGGCCCAGATGCGGCGCCAGCATAAGCCGACTCCGCCCGGATCGCTAAGCGAAATGGCAGAGAGTAAACAGGGCGTGCATCATTTCGGCCTGTTCGTCGATACCGATATGTATATGGTCTATAAAGACGGCGAAGCACTGGACCTGACACACCGTGAATATGAGCTGCTCTACTATATGATCCGCCATGCCGGCAAAGTAATGACACGGGAGCACCTGCTGCAGGCCGTATGGGGCTTTGAATACTTCGGCGATGTGCGGACCGTGGACGTAACCATCCGCCGTCTGAGAGAAAAAATTGAGGAGAATCCCAGTAAACCGGAATATATCTTCACCCGGCGGGGACTCGGTTATTTGATGCATAGCCCCAAAAGCGGAGGCCTGTGA
- a CDS encoding YycH family regulatory protein produces MKERIKTWVLALLVAGSLVESYYLIYRLPGSDSAVMSENLYVKTDNMGPEEKVENLLYPDRMIIHMGGDKHTLFYPDSTFYDLILGRLKGRGFESFQRRPVQDFDWDKIRKENPGIELSFGAGIPVTLLQRVMQLSPDSLFEGESIDRIWIYNVKNDSKAHAVFFSTRGDIVYEAAKADLTVQDVQQHVDFGTNWMPYTAVNGDYYVPEQKLPLVEAELPSGMYTIEQMQSNLFFDAGSTRYIPEKDGSKIYTDSKRSLQVDQEQNWMSYSDPAALPAGDSTPAKDALEAVDFVNQHGGWNGTYRLASTEEDKQERKVSFQQYYGSYPILSKPQLQYGVINLELQQGTVSSYERSLMYTEEDKAVKTLVELPGGEELKVKLARISSSSPVKDLIPAYIPVEQRETLRLVPVWRVTLEDGSVLTLN; encoded by the coding sequence ATGAAAGAAAGAATAAAAACCTGGGTTCTGGCCTTATTGGTAGCGGGCAGTCTGGTGGAAAGCTATTATCTGATATACCGGCTTCCAGGCAGTGACTCAGCGGTAATGTCAGAGAACCTGTATGTCAAGACAGACAATATGGGCCCGGAAGAAAAGGTTGAGAATCTGCTCTATCCGGATAGAATGATTATTCATATGGGCGGGGACAAGCATACATTGTTCTACCCTGACTCTACTTTTTATGATCTGATTCTAGGCCGCCTCAAAGGACGCGGCTTTGAGAGCTTCCAGCGGCGCCCGGTGCAGGATTTCGACTGGGACAAGATCCGGAAGGAGAACCCCGGCATTGAGCTGTCCTTCGGTGCGGGCATACCGGTGACGCTGCTGCAGCGGGTCATGCAGCTGTCTCCTGATTCGCTCTTTGAGGGGGAGAGCATTGACCGGATTTGGATTTACAATGTGAAAAATGACTCGAAGGCACATGCAGTGTTTTTTAGCACCAGAGGTGACATCGTTTATGAAGCGGCAAAAGCCGATCTCACCGTCCAGGACGTGCAGCAGCATGTCGATTTCGGGACGAATTGGATGCCTTATACGGCAGTGAACGGAGATTATTATGTGCCTGAGCAGAAGCTTCCTCTGGTTGAGGCGGAGCTGCCATCCGGGATGTATACCATAGAACAAATGCAGAGCAACCTGTTCTTCGATGCAGGAAGTACAAGGTATATTCCGGAGAAGGACGGCTCCAAAATCTATACGGACAGCAAGCGCAGCCTTCAGGTTGACCAGGAGCAGAACTGGATGAGCTATAGTGATCCTGCGGCGCTGCCTGCCGGAGACAGTACGCCTGCAAAGGATGCGCTGGAAGCGGTCGATTTTGTTAATCAGCACGGGGGATGGAACGGAACCTATCGCCTGGCATCGACGGAGGAAGATAAACAGGAACGCAAAGTCTCTTTTCAGCAGTATTACGGCTCCTATCCGATCCTGAGCAAACCGCAGCTGCAGTATGGTGTCATCAATTTGGAGCTGCAGCAGGGAACTGTATCGTCTTATGAGCGTTCGCTGATGTATACGGAGGAAGATAAGGCGGTAAAGACGCTTGTGGAGCTCCCCGGAGGAGAAGAACTCAAGGTTAAGCTGGCACGCATCAGCTCAAGCTCACCTGTGAAGGATCTGATTCCAGCCTATATCCCTGTAGAGCAAAGGGAAACACTGCGGCTGGTGCCGGTCTGGCGGGTGACACTCGAGGACGGAAGTGTGCTTACATTGAATTAG